The following coding sequences are from one Humulus lupulus chromosome X, drHumLupu1.1, whole genome shotgun sequence window:
- the LOC133806247 gene encoding protein FAR1-RELATED SEQUENCE 5-like: MVKSIIKTLIMNKHTMKKLTMITSIRSSTKGDDEELKYVSLACTRNGKPRQNSNNALKLYITVNTDCKAKIRAKICSGKTVQVVSFVLDHNHELSTPGNVQYHKVNRIIQPYVERKLEINDRVGIRPNKNLNSFVVEMGGHDKAPFLEKHCRNLIAKVRRLRLGGGDVVALQKYFMKMRSDNANFFYMMDLNEKSRIKNIVWVDARSKAAYGEFCNVVSFDTTYLINKYDMPFFAFL; this comes from the exons ATGGTGAAAAGTATTATAAAGACTTTGATCATGAACAAGCACACAATGAAGAAGCTGACAATGATTACAAG TATAAGAAGTTCAACCAAGGGAGATGATGAAGAACTAAAATATGTTTCACTAGCATGCACTCGTAATGGAAAGCCAAGACAAAATAGTAACAATGCTTTGAAGTTGTATATAACAGTAAACACAGATTGTAAAGCTAAAATTAGAGCAAAAATATGTAGTGGTAAAACCGTGCAGGTAGTTTCTTTTGTGCTTGACCACAATCACGAACTAAGTACACCTGGAAATGTTCAGTATCACAAGGTGAATAGAATTATCCAACCATATGTGGAAAGAAAATTGGAAATAAATGATAGAGTTGGTATAAGGCCAAATAAGAATCTTAACTCTTTTGTAGTTGAAATGGGAGGTCATGATAAGGCTCCTTTTTTAGAGAAACATTGTAGAAATTTAATTGCAAAAGTAAGACGTCTACGACTTGGAGGGGGAGATGTTGTTGCACTTCAAAAATATTTCATGAAAATGCGAAGTGATAATGCAAACTTCTTTTACATGATGGATTTAAATGAGAAGAGTCGAATAAAAAATATAGTTTGGGTAGATGCAAGAAGTAAGGCTGCATATGGGGAATTTTGTAATGTTGTGAGTTTTGACACTACTTACCTAATTAATAAATATGACATGCCATTTTTTGCATTTTTATGA